In Cryptomeria japonica chromosome 10, Sugi_1.0, whole genome shotgun sequence, a genomic segment contains:
- the LOC131859542 gene encoding cytochrome P450 750A1-like has protein sequence MAFFSFKAAPLMTIGFSVLIVIFLWWVLKRGKKNAKRLALPPGPFAWPAIGNLHQLGDLPHRSLEKLSKKYGELMFMRLGSVPTLVVSSAQMAKDILTTHDLVFGNRPATAAARYVAYGEIDPGLAPYGPYWRHMRKISVMQLLSVKRVDSFACLREEEAAVGVRSIWDRSLHGKLPVNVTAAISSIISSIMWGTLAGTNTGSYSDLLGSSDELRMMINEVINMVGAFNIGDFFPYGEWLDQLRGMKRRMTRAHDFFDRVVGRIIDQHVERNAKVDAGENEHVKDLVDVLLDIEKEEPDGENGIKVTREHIKAIIFDMFLGGTETTIVTLEWAMSEMLRNPRMAKKLQEEIESIVGKHRMVKECDLANMEYLQCVVKETFRLYPAGPIMLPHESTKACTVAGYHIPNKTRLVVNVWAIGRDPMIWEDPLTFNPERFMIKNQNDTGRDFNMLPFGAGRRGCPGAYLATRDVEFVLAQLMHCFDWKLEANKDPSQLDMSEAFTTSIPRKVNLFAIPTFKVDMGF, from the exons ATGGCCTTCTTTTCATTTAAAGCAGCACCTCTCATGACAATTGGATTCTCAGTGTTAATAGTAATTTTCTTGTGGTGGGTActaaagagaggaaagaaaaatGCAAAGAGATTGGCATTACCACCTGGGCCATTTGCATGGCCTGCCATAGGAAATCTCCATCAGCTGGGAGATCTGCCCCACCGTTCTCTGGAAAAGCTCTCAAAAAAATATGGGGAGTTGATGTTTATGAGACTCGGCTCTGTTCCCACCCTCGTTGTTTCCTCTGCGCAAATGGCAAAGGATATATTGACAACACACGACTTGGTATTCGGAAACAGGCCGGCGACGGCGGCTGCAAGATATGTAGCATACGGAGAGATTGATCCAGGCTTGGCTCCGTATGGACCGTACTGGCGGCACATGCGCAAAATCAGCGTCATGCAATTGTTGAGTGTCAAGAGAGTCGACTCATTCGCCTGCCTGCGAGAGGAAGAGGCAGCTGTGGGCGTGCGTTCCATTTGGGACAGGAGTCTGCATGGCAAACTCCCTGTCAACGTCACAGCCGCCATTTCCTCCATCATCTCCTCTATCATGTGGGGAACTCTGGCGGGCACCAACACCGGCAGCTATTCTGATTTACTTGGGAGCAGCGATGAGCTTAGGATGATGATCAACGAGGTCATCAATATGGTCGGTGCTTTTAATATTGGCGACTTCTTTCCTTATGGAGAGTGGCTTGACCAGCTGAGAGGCATGAAGCGTCGAATGACAAGGGCTCACGACTTCTTTGACCGAGTGGTGGGGAGGATAATAGACCAGCATGTGGAGCGCAATGCAAAGGTGGATGCAGGGGAAAATGAGCATGTCAAGGACTTGGTTGACGTTCTCCTGGATATTGAAAAGGAAGAGCCCGATGGTGAGAATGGCATTAAGGTCACCCGAGAGCACATCAAGGCAATTATTTTt GACATGTTCCTTGGCGGAACCGAGACAACGATTGTTACATTAGAATGGGCAATGAGTGAAATGTTAAGAAATCCTCGAATGGCCAAGAAGTTGCAAGAAGAGATTGAGTCCATAGTAGGCAAGCATCGCATGGTAAAGGAGTGTGATTTGGCAAATATGGAATACCTACAATGTGTTGTAAAGGAGACATTTCGATTGTATCCAGCAGGACCTATAATGTTGCCCCATGAATCTACAAAAGCTTGCACTGTTGCTGGCTACCATATACCTAACAAAACAAGGCTTGTTGTCAATGTATGGGCAATAGGAAGAGATCCAATGATATGGGAAGATCCATTGACATTTAATCCTGAAAGGTTTATGATTAAAAATCAGAATGATACTGGTCGAGACTTCAACATGCTACCATTTGGTGCTGGAAGGAGAGGCTGTCCTGGGGCTTACCTTGCCACTCGGGACGTTGAGTTTGTTTTGGCTCAACTAATGCACTGCTTTGACTGGAAACTTGAAGCCAATAAAGATCCATCACAGTTGGATATGAGTGAAGCATTTACAACAAGTATCCCTCGAAAAGTGAATCTTTTCGCCATTCCCACCTTCAAAGTGGATATGGGGTTTTAG